From a single Paraburkholderia sp. D15 genomic region:
- a CDS encoding ComF family protein: protein MALQSFSSSSGSGFARFARGLRSAWPRVLQATLPNLCALCGNLSQKTLCASCDDAYWNECRMRCTVCAAPLASAFRSEFTSGSMRRTTRTQRYVCADCVATPPPFDATFALADYRAPLDTLAVGLKFRARLMLAHEFARRLARLVLDASHGAADLPDVIAPVPLARQRLVERGYNQAWQIARPLARLLNVCSDATLSRRVLHTVPQSRLDLDARRLNVGQAFTVNASIDGLHVGIVDDVMTTGATLEALARTLKAAGARRVTNFVALRTPKN from the coding sequence GTGGCACTCCAATCATTTTCCTCGTCTTCCGGCAGCGGCTTCGCGCGTTTTGCGCGAGGTCTGCGTTCGGCGTGGCCACGCGTGCTGCAGGCTACCTTGCCGAACCTGTGCGCTTTGTGCGGCAATTTGTCGCAGAAGACCCTATGTGCGAGCTGCGACGACGCGTACTGGAACGAGTGCCGCATGCGCTGCACCGTGTGCGCGGCGCCGCTCGCGTCCGCCTTCCGGTCTGAGTTCACGTCCGGGTCCATGCGTCGGACGACTCGCACGCAGCGGTACGTGTGCGCCGATTGTGTCGCCACGCCGCCGCCGTTCGACGCGACTTTCGCGCTGGCCGACTACCGCGCACCGCTCGATACGCTGGCCGTCGGTCTGAAATTCCGCGCCCGGTTGATGCTCGCTCACGAGTTCGCGCGACGTCTCGCGCGGCTTGTGCTGGACGCGTCGCACGGGGCGGCGGATCTGCCGGACGTAATCGCGCCGGTGCCGCTGGCGCGGCAACGTCTGGTCGAGCGCGGCTACAACCAGGCGTGGCAGATCGCGCGGCCGCTGGCTCGACTGCTGAACGTGTGCAGCGACGCCACATTGTCGCGGCGAGTGCTCCACACCGTGCCGCAGTCGCGCCTCGATCTCGATGCGCGGCGGCTGAACGTCGGTCAGGCGTTCACGGTGAACGCGAGCATCGACGGCCTGCACGTCGGCATCGTCGACGACGTGATGACGACCGGCGCCACGCTCGAAGCGCTTGCACGCACGCTGAAGGCCGCCGGCGCCCGGCGCGTCACCAACTTCGTCGCGCTGCGCACCCCGAAAAACTAA
- a CDS encoding methyltransferase domain-containing protein, producing the protein MSPTSAQSGRPAYDAVRLRRIFDRRAATFDDVAFLPREIAQRMRERLDYIKVTPASVLDAGCGAGEDIPALRERFPEAPVFGTDLSRGMLARALHHDAGDTSWRRFLPASLGKALGARGPRFAQADFSALPFAAGAFEFIWSNLALHWHSRPDLVFPEWQRVLKVNGLLMFSTLGPDSLKELRGAYAEVEAAHGIGARKHVIDFVDMHDLGDMLVESGFEIPVMDQEVLTITYKSPESLLADVRRWGAYPFERAAANGAARRLHKALLAALEARRRADGTIALTFEVIYGHAWKAVPRTTAEGHGIVRIEDIGRGSSRNR; encoded by the coding sequence ATGTCCCCAACTTCCGCTCAATCTGGCCGTCCGGCCTACGATGCCGTGCGTCTTCGGCGCATTTTCGACCGCCGCGCAGCGACCTTCGACGACGTCGCGTTCCTGCCGCGCGAGATCGCGCAACGCATGCGCGAGCGTCTGGACTACATCAAGGTCACGCCTGCGAGCGTGCTCGACGCCGGCTGCGGCGCGGGCGAGGACATTCCCGCGCTGCGCGAGCGTTTCCCCGAGGCGCCGGTGTTCGGCACCGATCTGTCGCGTGGCATGCTGGCCCGCGCGCTGCATCACGATGCCGGCGACACGAGCTGGCGGCGGTTCCTGCCCGCATCGCTCGGCAAGGCGCTCGGCGCTCGCGGACCGCGCTTCGCGCAAGCCGACTTTTCGGCGCTGCCCTTCGCGGCCGGCGCCTTCGAATTCATCTGGTCCAACCTGGCGCTGCACTGGCACTCGCGGCCCGATCTCGTGTTTCCCGAATGGCAGCGCGTGCTCAAGGTCAACGGTCTGCTGATGTTCAGCACGCTCGGCCCCGACTCGCTCAAGGAGTTGCGCGGCGCGTACGCGGAGGTCGAGGCCGCGCACGGCATCGGCGCGCGCAAGCACGTGATCGATTTCGTCGATATGCACGACCTGGGCGACATGCTGGTGGAGAGCGGCTTCGAGATTCCGGTGATGGACCAGGAGGTGCTCACCATCACCTACAAGTCCCCGGAATCCCTGCTCGCCGATGTGCGGCGCTGGGGTGCGTATCCGTTCGAGCGAGCCGCCGCGAACGGCGCCGCACGCCGGCTGCACAAGGCTTTGCTGGCGGCGCTCGAAGCGCGCCGGCGCGCCGACGGTACCATCGCGCTGACCTTCGAGGTGATCTACGGACACGCGTGGAAGGCCGTGCCGCGCACCACGGCGGAAGGACATGGCATCGTGCGGATCGAAGACATCGGACGCGGTTCGTCGCGGAATCGTTGA